A genomic segment from Chelonoidis abingdonii isolate Lonesome George chromosome 24, CheloAbing_2.0, whole genome shotgun sequence encodes:
- the TMEM203 gene encoding LOW QUALITY PROTEIN: transmembrane protein 203 (The sequence of the model RefSeq protein was modified relative to this genomic sequence to represent the inferred CDS: deleted 1 base in 1 codon) has protein sequence MAGKQVRGYPNLDKGMWFHQLECVSKSRCCVSALRELVHRWLGPRHFECLPHLLALLLFSVLLVLKVDGGGAELSWWKVFIPFFAADGLSTYFTTIVSVRLFQDGEKRLAVLRLFWILTILSLKFVFEMLLCQKLVEQTRELWYGLIMSPIFILLQLLMIRACRVN, from the exons ATGGCGGGCAAGCAGGTCAGAGGGTACCCCaacctagacaaaggaatgtggttccaCCAGCTTGAATGTGTCTCCAAG TCGCGATGCTGTGTCTCGGCGCTGCGGGAGCTGGTCCACAGGTGGCTCGGCCCTCGCCACTTCGAGTGCTTACCGCacctc ctggccctgctgctcttcTCCGTCCTGCTCGTGCTGAAGGTGGACGGCGGCGGCGCGGAGCTGTCCTGGTGGAAAGTTTTCATCCCCTTCTTCGCCGCCGACGGGCTGAGCACCTACTTCACCACCATCGTCTCCGTGCGGCTGTTCCAGGACGGGGAGAAGCGCCTGGCCGTCCTGCGCCTCTTCTGGATCCTCACCATCCTGAGCCTCAAGTTCGTCTTTGAGATGCTTTTGTGTCAGAAACTCGTGGAGCAGACCAGGGAGCTCTGGTACGGACTCATCATGTCCCCCATCTTcatcctgctccagctcctcatgATCCGAGCCTGCAGGGTAAACTGA